The nucleotide window TGTGTTCGATCACGGCTGCAGCTGAGGAGAAGATCCGGCCTGAATCCGGAACCCAGGAAGCCAGGCGCCTATGTTCGACAGCTGAAGAAAGAGATCGATAAGCTATTGATCGGTAATCAGTAAAAAAAGGACTGCACTTAGGCTAGTCCTTTTTTAATTTCATGTATTCATTTCTAATTTTTAATAATTCTATCTCTTCTTTAACGCGCTCTATATCCTTTTCTGAAAGCCCAGTAACATCAAAAAAACGAATAACACTATTATTTTCACTTGATTTTAACTGGTCAATTTGATTTTGAATTTGATTGATACTTGCCTCAGTTAATCCAGTTAAATCAAATAATTTTATCTGTTTTGAAGTATCTTTATCTTTCTCTTTAACATGATCTTCTTCCATTGATGCTATATACTCCATTATTTGAAGCATTTCTATATTAGGAATGGAGAGCGCCGTTGCCAACTTTTTAATAACTGCCTGTGTCGGTCTTTTTCTTTCACCTTTTTCAAGCATGGAAATATAAGCAGATGATAACCCTGTATCATTTGCTACTTGTGTTTGGCTTAACCCTTTTTGTTTTCTTTTTTCTAACAAGTATTTAGAGAGATCAAATTGCTCTCTATTGCCCACTTATACCACCTCGCAAAATAAACCCTGTATACGGTCTAGCGCTTACAATTTTTCGCGTTTTTTTTACTCAGTGAAAAAAACCGGTTAAAAATTTCACTGAAATACTTTACAGTTAAAAAAATGTCTGTTATCTTAGTGAAAGAGTCAGTGAAAAAAATGCAGAATAAGGTTTTTTGTTGTTAATCTCAAACAATTTCTGTGTAAAAAGAACTAGAATTCAACTTTTGTTTTAACCAACGTATTCACTGTTGTCTCTGAAGTTTTAACTACCAGTTAATTTAA belongs to Paenalkalicoccus suaedae and includes:
- a CDS encoding helix-turn-helix domain-containing protein; this encodes MGNREQFDLSKYLLEKRKQKGLSQTQVANDTGLSSAYISMLEKGERKRPTQAVIKKLATALSIPNIEMLQIMEYIASMEEDHVKEKDKDTSKQIKLFDLTGLTEASINQIQNQIDQLKSSENNSVIRFFDVTGLSEKDIERVKEEIELLKIRNEYMKLKKD